A genomic stretch from Chitinophaga agri includes:
- a CDS encoding LacI family DNA-binding transcriptional regulator, protein MKERSTKITIYDIARVLNLSASTVSRALQNNKLINQETRDKVRQTATEMGYVPNWIASSLRKNRSNIIGLIVPRTSMYFQSTAISGIQHEAHKYGFSIVIGQSDDTIEMEKELVNTFFSLRVDGLLAVSSMFTVNYEHFTPFIKNNIPLVFYDRVPAEFPGYTITGDDFKGGFLATEHLIRQGCKRIALFTGMLSCNLYQQRLSGYKTALAKYNIPFDERLMYVHNLTSEAAIAASKELLGEYERPDGLFAANDTSAVAFIQEAKRQLVKIPEDIKVVGYSNDQASRIITPALTTIEQSGYKMGQKAVDTIVKLINYGDTMKITKHFVFPVELIERESSEQPETA, encoded by the coding sequence GTGAAAGAACGAAGTACTAAAATTACCATCTACGACATTGCCAGAGTGCTAAACTTATCTGCTTCCACGGTATCGAGAGCCTTACAAAATAATAAGCTGATCAACCAGGAAACAAGAGATAAGGTACGTCAGACCGCCACTGAAATGGGATATGTACCGAACTGGATAGCGTCCAGTTTACGTAAGAACCGATCCAACATTATCGGCCTGATAGTGCCACGTACTTCCATGTATTTCCAGAGTACTGCCATCAGTGGTATACAGCATGAAGCACATAAATATGGCTTCAGTATTGTAATAGGGCAGTCTGATGATACAATAGAAATGGAAAAGGAACTGGTCAATACATTCTTCTCCCTTAGAGTGGATGGACTCCTTGCTGTATCTTCCATGTTCACAGTCAATTATGAACATTTCACACCCTTTATAAAGAATAATATACCCTTAGTCTTTTATGACCGCGTTCCAGCCGAATTCCCTGGTTATACTATTACTGGAGATGATTTTAAAGGAGGATTTCTTGCTACTGAACATCTGATTCGGCAGGGCTGTAAACGTATTGCATTATTCACAGGAATGCTAAGCTGCAATCTTTACCAGCAACGCCTCAGTGGCTATAAAACGGCATTAGCGAAATACAACATCCCTTTCGATGAGCGTCTGATGTACGTTCATAATTTGACATCGGAAGCAGCAATTGCCGCTTCTAAAGAACTCCTTGGTGAATATGAACGTCCAGATGGTCTATTTGCCGCCAATGATACATCAGCAGTAGCATTTATCCAGGAAGCCAAAAGACAACTCGTTAAAATCCCTGAAGATATCAAAGTAGTGGGTTATTCAAATGATCAGGCATCAAGAATTATTACTCCTGCACTTACTACGATTGAACAGTCCGGCTATAAAATGGGGCAGAAAGCTGTGGATACAATTGTGAAGCTGATCAACTATGGAGATACTATGAAGATCACTAAACACTTTGTATTTCCGGTGGAACTGATCGAAAGGGAATCAAGCGAGCAACCAGAAACTGCTTAA
- a CDS encoding zinc-dependent metalloprotease has translation MKKNAIRTIATTAGTLLLVLSINTMSTAQKRKKTQQEPIPAKDSTVRPPMPAKSGPKTAPKKFGEVITSAAIADSGLFNIYKQDDKVFFEIPDSLLGRDILVVNRISKSAAGLRAAMMGYSGDEIGENVIRFEKGPNNRIFLKNISYSEISRDSSQPMFNAVMNSNIQPIAAAFDIKAFSDKNSTVIDLTDYIQGDNDIFFFDSRVKSMLKLGAVQQDKSYIVDVKSYPINTEIKTVKTYSKASGQQGPGMPGPGGNATLELNSSMILLPAVPMKSRYFDPRVGYFTTSVTDFDLDPQGVKRLSMITRWRLEPKPEDLEKYKRGELVEPAKPIIFYIDPATPKKWVPYLIQGVNDWQAAFEKAGFKNAVVAKVAPTREQDSTWSLEDARFSAIVYKPSDIPNASGPHIHDPRSGEIMESHINWYHNVMRLLRNWYFIQCAPNDPRARTMQFDDALMGELIRFVSSHEVGHTLGLRHNFGSSSTYPVEKLRDKAWTKENGFAASIMDYARFNYVAQPEDGITGADLYPRINFYDKWAIEWGYKLIPEAATADAEKAILNKWTVEKLKEKKYWFGTETNPDDPRSQNEDLGDNAMKAGSYGIKNLQRIMPNLLTWTKEENEGYSNLAELYREVNTQFGRYLGHVAKNIGGIYETPKTVEQEGGVYEAVPKNIQQEAVQFLNDQVFTTPKWLLDKDILSRTGNNATTIVSARQNPVLDRILGSNTLVKLINNEANDGATSYQATAFLNDVKKGIFSEVYSRKTIDVFRRNLQKSYVDHVIQLISAKEQSSMSGMSIMFGPAPADPTKSDVSSIARAHLVSLRTDIRAAAATIQDPLSRYHLSDLAERISQALDPK, from the coding sequence ATGAAGAAAAACGCAATCCGTACCATCGCCACAACCGCAGGTACGCTTTTGTTGGTACTGAGTATCAACACTATGTCGACAGCACAAAAGCGAAAGAAGACCCAACAGGAACCTATTCCCGCTAAAGATTCGACAGTCCGTCCACCTATGCCCGCCAAAAGCGGTCCGAAAACGGCTCCCAAAAAATTTGGTGAGGTTATTACATCTGCTGCTATCGCAGACTCCGGCCTGTTTAACATCTACAAGCAGGATGATAAAGTGTTCTTTGAGATCCCCGATTCTCTTTTAGGACGAGACATCCTCGTCGTGAACCGCATCTCCAAATCGGCAGCAGGCCTGCGTGCTGCCATGATGGGGTACAGTGGTGATGAAATCGGAGAAAACGTGATCCGCTTTGAGAAAGGACCTAATAACCGCATCTTTCTCAAAAACATCTCTTATTCTGAGATCTCCAGAGATTCCAGCCAGCCGATGTTCAATGCTGTGATGAATTCCAACATTCAACCCATTGCTGCTGCATTTGATATTAAAGCATTTTCAGATAAGAACAGTACTGTAATTGATCTGACCGATTATATACAGGGTGATAATGACATCTTCTTCTTCGACTCCCGCGTCAAAAGCATGCTTAAACTGGGTGCCGTTCAGCAGGATAAGTCATACATAGTTGATGTTAAATCCTACCCTATTAATACCGAAATCAAAACGGTTAAAACCTATTCAAAAGCTTCTGGTCAACAGGGACCTGGTATGCCTGGTCCTGGCGGCAATGCGACGCTTGAGCTGAACTCTTCCATGATACTGCTCCCTGCAGTACCGATGAAGTCCAGGTATTTCGACCCTCGTGTAGGCTACTTCACCACTTCTGTAACTGACTTTGATCTGGACCCACAGGGTGTAAAACGCCTTTCCATGATCACCCGCTGGCGTCTTGAACCCAAACCGGAAGATCTTGAGAAATACAAACGTGGAGAACTGGTTGAACCAGCGAAACCGATCATCTTCTATATAGACCCGGCTACCCCTAAAAAATGGGTTCCTTATCTGATCCAGGGGGTGAATGACTGGCAGGCCGCATTCGAAAAAGCAGGCTTCAAAAACGCCGTTGTAGCCAAAGTGGCTCCTACCCGTGAGCAGGACTCTACCTGGAGTCTTGAGGATGCGCGATTCTCCGCCATCGTGTATAAACCTTCCGATATTCCTAACGCAAGTGGTCCACATATTCACGATCCACGTTCCGGTGAGATCATGGAGAGCCATATAAACTGGTACCATAACGTGATGCGCTTACTGCGTAACTGGTATTTTATACAATGTGCTCCAAACGATCCGCGTGCACGTACAATGCAATTTGATGATGCACTGATGGGAGAACTGATCCGCTTCGTATCTTCTCATGAAGTAGGTCACACACTTGGCCTTCGCCATAACTTTGGCTCCAGCTCAACATATCCTGTTGAGAAACTAAGAGATAAAGCATGGACGAAAGAAAACGGTTTCGCTGCCTCCATTATGGACTACGCACGTTTTAACTATGTAGCTCAACCAGAAGACGGAATTACTGGTGCTGACCTCTATCCCCGCATCAATTTTTATGATAAATGGGCTATTGAATGGGGATACAAACTGATCCCGGAAGCAGCAACTGCTGATGCTGAAAAAGCTATCCTTAACAAGTGGACTGTTGAAAAACTGAAAGAAAAGAAATATTGGTTTGGTACAGAAACAAATCCTGACGATCCGAGATCTCAGAATGAAGACCTGGGTGATAATGCAATGAAAGCAGGTTCTTATGGTATCAAGAACCTGCAACGTATCATGCCTAATCTCCTCACCTGGACCAAAGAAGAAAATGAAGGCTACAGCAACCTCGCAGAACTGTATCGTGAAGTTAATACGCAGTTCGGCCGTTACCTGGGTCATGTTGCCAAGAACATCGGTGGTATCTACGAAACACCTAAAACTGTAGAACAGGAAGGTGGTGTATACGAAGCTGTTCCAAAGAATATTCAGCAGGAAGCCGTACAATTCCTGAATGATCAGGTATTCACGACTCCTAAATGGCTGCTCGATAAAGACATTCTTTCACGTACGGGGAATAATGCTACTACTATCGTAAGTGCCCGTCAGAATCCGGTACTGGATCGCATCCTGGGTAGTAATACGCTTGTTAAGCTAATTAACAATGAAGCAAATGACGGCGCTACCAGCTACCAGGCAACCGCGTTCCTGAATGATGTGAAAAAGGGTATTTTCAGTGAGGTGTACAGCCGGAAGACTATTGATGTATTCCGCCGTAATCTGCAGAAATCATACGTAGACCACGTCATCCAGCTTATATCTGCTAAAGAGCAGTCTTCAATGAGTGGAATGAGTATCATGTTCGGTCCTGCTCCAGCTGATCCAACCAAATCGGATGTAAGCAGTATCGCACGTGCGCACCTTGTATCACTGCGTACTGATATCCGTGCTGCGGCAGCTACTATACAAGACCCGCTTAGCCGCTATCACCTGAGCGATCTTGCAGAAAGAATCAGTCAGGCACTGGATCCGAAATAA
- a CDS encoding MotA/TolQ/ExbB proton channel family protein → MAETKTTVTAGSAKASSHQPKKSSNVFALLAVPICIAIGVLFYIFVLGSPDNFQGGIKGPNAHPVEEGIGKWFATVYQGGAIVPILISVLLICVTFVIERFLYITKAKGKFSGADLVRRVQFHLANKNVDAALAECDKQKGSVGNVLKAGLKKYKEMITNTELDTEQKILTIKNEIEETTALELPMMEKNLVFLSTIASVATLLGLFGTVLGMIKSFSAMSAGGAPDSAKLALGISEALINTALGIGTSAIAIIMYNFFTTNIDGITYAIDESGFTLTQSFAANHK, encoded by the coding sequence ATGGCTGAGACTAAAACAACTGTGACTGCAGGTTCTGCCAAAGCATCTTCTCATCAACCTAAGAAGTCATCCAATGTATTCGCATTGCTGGCTGTGCCTATCTGTATCGCTATAGGTGTTCTCTTTTACATCTTTGTATTAGGTAGTCCTGATAACTTCCAGGGTGGTATCAAAGGTCCGAACGCGCATCCAGTTGAAGAGGGTATCGGAAAATGGTTCGCAACAGTTTATCAGGGTGGTGCTATTGTACCTATTCTTATTTCTGTACTACTGATCTGTGTAACTTTCGTAATAGAACGTTTCCTGTATATCACTAAAGCGAAAGGTAAGTTCAGCGGTGCTGATCTGGTAAGAAGAGTTCAGTTCCACCTGGCTAATAAGAACGTAGACGCAGCGCTGGCTGAGTGCGACAAACAGAAAGGTTCTGTAGGTAATGTACTGAAAGCTGGTCTGAAAAAGTACAAAGAAATGATCACCAACACTGAGCTGGATACAGAGCAGAAGATCCTGACTATCAAAAACGAGATCGAAGAAACTACCGCTCTGGAACTGCCAATGATGGAAAAGAACCTGGTGTTCCTGTCCACTATCGCTTCCGTAGCAACCCTGCTTGGTCTGTTCGGTACTGTATTGGGTATGATCAAATCCTTCTCTGCTATGTCTGCTGGTGGTGCTCCAGATTCTGCTAAACTGGCATTAGGTATCTCCGAGGCGTTGATCAATACCGCTCTGGGTATCGGTACTTCCGCTATCGCGATCATCATGTATAACTTCTTTACCACTAACATCGACGGCATCACTTATGCAATCGACGAGTCTGGTTTTACTTTGACTCAGAGCTTCGCAGCTAACCACAAATAA
- a CDS encoding ExbD/TolR family protein, with translation MPKVKMPRKSTLVDMTAMCDVAFLLLTFFMLATKFKPDEPVTVVTPSSINTKLLPDSDVIMLTVDAGGKIFFSMDGQPKRQQLINDLDQQYKLGLTEKEKNNFVVGSSVGTDIKSLKTYLDMKPEERKKAGLEKGIPVDSANNEVAVWIEYARSAQGGNPKLQYCIKADNGTPYPVIKDILDTFKEKKIQKLNLVTNLEAAPAGSAAALARAEGKSDHE, from the coding sequence ATGCCTAAAGTTAAAATGCCCAGGAAGAGCACGCTGGTTGATATGACCGCGATGTGTGATGTGGCTTTCTTGCTGCTCACTTTCTTCATGCTGGCAACCAAATTTAAACCGGACGAGCCGGTAACTGTGGTAACTCCGTCATCCATCAATACTAAACTGCTGCCAGATTCTGATGTAATCATGCTGACAGTTGATGCAGGCGGTAAGATATTTTTCAGCATGGACGGCCAACCTAAAAGGCAGCAGCTGATCAATGACCTTGACCAACAGTATAAGCTCGGTCTGACTGAAAAGGAAAAAAACAACTTTGTTGTTGGCTCCAGCGTAGGTACGGATATTAAAAGCCTGAAAACTTACCTCGACATGAAACCTGAAGAGCGTAAGAAAGCCGGCTTGGAAAAAGGTATTCCAGTTGACTCTGCCAATAACGAAGTAGCTGTATGGATCGAATATGCAAGATCTGCACAGGGTGGAAATCCTAAGCTGCAGTATTGTATTAAAGCCGACAATGGTACTCCATATCCTGTAATCAAGGACATCCTGGATACCTTCAAGGAAAAAAAGATTCAGAAGCTGAACCTGGTGACTAACCTGGAAGCTGCACCTGCA